In one window of Candidatus Schekmanbacteria bacterium DNA:
- a CDS encoding TlyA family RNA methyltransferase, whose amino-acid sequence MTGKKKGKVRIDSLLTEREFTESRNSAKALIMAGVVFVNGKRIDKAGALVNPSAEITIKGNPCPYVSRGGLKLEGVLDEFKLSVKDKIAVDIGASTGGFTDCLLQRGVKKVYAIDTGYGQLHWKLRNDNRVINLEKINARYLTEDIIPEKADLITIDVSFISIKKIIPSSLKLIKENGIVIALIKPQFEIGKGMVDKGGVIKSLEKHKIVLKDIVDFISQLEVDILGLTISKIKGQQGNVEFFILLKNSQKELKKKKFELLINNVLLKLNDKRV is encoded by the coding sequence ATGACCGGAAAGAAAAAAGGAAAAGTACGAATTGATTCCCTTTTAACTGAAAGAGAATTCACAGAATCAAGAAATTCTGCGAAAGCCCTAATTATGGCAGGAGTTGTATTTGTAAACGGCAAACGAATCGATAAAGCAGGCGCCCTCGTCAATCCTTCAGCTGAAATCACAATCAAAGGCAATCCCTGCCCATATGTAAGCAGAGGTGGGCTAAAGCTGGAAGGAGTCTTGGATGAATTCAAATTGAGCGTAAAAGATAAAATTGCCGTTGATATTGGTGCTTCAACAGGAGGTTTTACAGACTGCCTATTGCAAAGAGGCGTAAAAAAGGTTTATGCTATCGATACAGGATACGGACAACTTCACTGGAAACTAAGAAATGATAACAGAGTAATAAATCTTGAAAAAATAAATGCACGATATCTTACGGAAGATATTATCCCTGAAAAGGCAGATTTAATAACAATAGATGTCTCTTTTATTTCAATTAAAAAAATCATACCTTCATCTTTAAAACTTATTAAAGAAAATGGTATTGTCATTGCATTGATAAAGCCCCAATTCGAAATAGGCAAAGGGATGGTTGATAAAGGTGGAGTGATAAAATCATTGGAAAAGCATAAAATAGTGCTCAAAGATATCGTTGATTTTATTTCTCAGTTGGAAGTCGATATCTTGGGACTTACTATATCCAAAATTAAAGGCCAGCAGGGTAATGTTGAGTTTTTTATTCTTCTTAAAAACAGCCAAAAGGAGTTGAAGAAAAAAAAGTTTGAATTGCTTATAAATAATGTTTTGCTAAAACTCAATGACAAGAGGGTTTGA